In Microvenator marinus, one genomic interval encodes:
- a CDS encoding Hsp20/alpha crystallin family protein codes for MSDLSKWNPFKFNRHSDKAKTADQAVAKRQESWDQFSAFDRDMQHIMRSFFGNDEWFAPMARSARNQSWFGNFSPSAFRPSVDVTDNGTHLVVSAELPGLAKENVELHVHENTLHLKGQKVLHNENEEHGCYRTERFFGSFQRTIPLPQDVDANGAEAKFEDGVLTVKLPKLPEQKSEPKKIEF; via the coding sequence ATGAGTGATCTGAGCAAATGGAATCCGTTCAAATTCAACCGTCATTCTGACAAAGCAAAAACCGCCGATCAAGCGGTGGCCAAGCGACAAGAATCGTGGGACCAGTTCTCAGCGTTTGACCGAGACATGCAGCATATCATGCGCTCGTTCTTCGGCAATGACGAGTGGTTCGCACCCATGGCTCGGAGTGCCAGAAACCAGAGCTGGTTCGGCAATTTTAGCCCCAGCGCCTTCAGGCCGAGTGTCGACGTAACCGACAACGGGACACATCTTGTTGTGAGCGCTGAACTTCCGGGACTCGCGAAGGAAAACGTCGAGCTCCATGTTCACGAAAACACCTTGCACCTCAAAGGTCAAAAGGTTCTCCACAACGAAAATGAAGAACACGGGTGCTATCGGACCGAACGATTCTTCGGGTCTTTCCAACGCACTATTCCATTACCTCAAGATGTAGATGCGAACGGAGCAGAAGCAAAATTTGAGGATGGCGTACTCACTGTCAAGTTGCCAAAACTGCCGGAACAAAAGTCGGAACCGAAGAAAATTGAGTTCTGA
- a CDS encoding EAL domain-containing protein, with translation MLDDPFESADRAELEELSEAVRDEDARLHVVALEPLHHHMEDLAERVLERTCAGLIVLDGSNLDIWERHYGAASFRAFMNRVSAAIEESRGSVLRMNDVVCLDADHGDSILIFLTRSPDESLGPAVDFETICTKLKRLIFSHFLTAEWWYHQALEQMAIGSALIIRNDSVDPRREIYRATRQARHDAQLAQKEVQRQRHRVVGSMIAQRKITTLYQPIVHMRTGAVVGYEALSRAEPVDADRLGVHLFVAAAKAELDGELDQTCRHLSIRRRPELETDVQLFINTLPSTFFDPMRELEGMLEQWIDDGLRPEQLVFEITENITLEQLRRILPNLRKLRSQGFRFAVDDVGTGASNLQLLADVEPDYIKMDISLTRGIATSARKQALGTYLLELAGKCEAKLIAEGIENQADHDMCLTLGMELGQGFLLGRPALYAQTQSAV, from the coding sequence ATGCTGGACGACCCGTTCGAGAGTGCAGATCGAGCCGAATTGGAGGAGCTTTCGGAAGCTGTTCGCGATGAAGATGCGCGGCTTCATGTTGTGGCACTTGAGCCCCTTCACCACCACATGGAAGATCTTGCGGAACGCGTGCTGGAGCGCACCTGTGCGGGCCTCATCGTCCTGGATGGTTCTAATCTCGATATCTGGGAGCGGCATTATGGTGCGGCATCGTTCCGTGCCTTCATGAACCGTGTTTCTGCGGCCATCGAAGAATCAAGAGGCAGCGTCCTGAGGATGAATGATGTGGTCTGTCTTGATGCTGACCACGGCGACTCTATCCTGATATTCCTAACCCGTTCACCCGATGAGTCTTTGGGGCCAGCGGTTGATTTCGAGACGATTTGTACCAAGCTCAAGCGCCTCATTTTCTCCCACTTCTTGACCGCTGAGTGGTGGTATCATCAGGCCCTCGAGCAAATGGCTATTGGCAGCGCGCTCATCATCCGCAACGATTCTGTGGACCCGAGACGCGAGATCTACCGCGCCACACGTCAGGCGCGCCACGATGCGCAACTTGCGCAGAAAGAGGTACAGCGCCAACGGCATAGGGTTGTGGGGAGTATGATCGCTCAGCGAAAGATCACCACGCTCTATCAGCCGATTGTGCATATGCGAACGGGTGCCGTAGTTGGGTACGAGGCGCTTTCGCGCGCCGAACCCGTAGATGCCGACAGACTTGGTGTGCACCTCTTCGTGGCAGCTGCTAAGGCCGAGCTCGACGGCGAGCTAGACCAAACGTGCAGGCATCTCTCGATTCGGCGTCGTCCCGAACTTGAGACGGACGTCCAACTCTTTATCAACACGCTTCCCTCCACGTTCTTTGACCCGATGCGTGAGCTCGAAGGCATGTTGGAGCAGTGGATAGATGACGGTTTAAGACCGGAGCAATTGGTATTCGAGATTACGGAGAACATCACGCTCGAACAATTGCGCCGTATCTTACCCAACTTGAGAAAACTCCGAAGTCAGGGCTTCCGGTTTGCGGTGGACGATGTGGGCACGGGCGCATCAAACCTACAGCTCTTGGCCGATGTAGAGCCCGACTATATCAAGATGGACATCTCGTTGACTCGTGGCATCGCCACGAGTGCTCGCAAACAGGCTCTCGGCACCTATCTCTTAGAACTCGCCGGGAAATGCGAAGCCAAGCTCATTGCTGAAGGCATTGAAAATCAGGCCGACCACGACATGTGTTTGACGCTTGGAATGGAGCTTGGGCAGGGCTTCCTCTTAGGCCGCCCGGCCCTTTACGCTCAAACCCAATCCGCGGTTTAG